The genomic interval gtgtgaatgaaagaaagaaagaagattTGAATGGATAATGATTTCCATCGAATTTGCCAATCCTTGATGGGAAGAATTGGGAGAGGTGGTCTCTATCAATGAGATTGTTGCTGGGAGCTCAAGAAGTGTTTGAGATTGTTCAAGATGACTATGAACAACTTGGTGAAAATCCAATAGAAAGACAGTAAACAACTTTCAAAGATTGCAAGAAAAAAGATTGCAAGGCATTGTTATACATCCAGCAAAGTGTGGATTCAAACAACTTTGAGAGAATTCTGAAGGCATCTACATCAAAGGAGGCATGGTAGATCTTGGTTAACTACTATACATGTGGGGAAAAGACCAAACAAGTGAAGCTCCAAATGCTAAGAAGGCAATACGAACTATTGTatatggaagaagatgaagttgtgGCAGATTACTTCAATCGTGTGTAGGTTGTTGTTGATCAGATGAGAACAAATGGTGAATCATTAACTGAAGTGGTGGTTATTGAAAAGATCCTTAGAACATTAACACAAATGTATGATCATATTGTGGTGGCTATTGAAGAATCAAATGATCTTGATAAGATGAAGGTGGAGGATTTGCAAGGCTCTCTTGAAGCTCATGAACTGAGAGTAAGAGAAAGGTGTGCAGCAACCTCAGCAACTCAAGTGTAGGCCCTACAGGCCTAAGTCAACAAGAAGACCAACCAAGGTGATGTAGAACACAAGAAAGGAAAGGGTAAATTCAACTGGTACAAGAAACGATTCAATACACTTACTGAaatgctatcaagtttttggcgccttTGCCGatgattgccatatcactattgagttataatttatttacttaattggaATTTTTTACTCTGcagtaaaaaaatttagtttaaaacTTTGcattactcacaatttgtctaaccttgtatgcgaggccagtccttAGCTGAACTTCTCTTTGATTCAGAAATCGAAAAAACTACAAAAGCAAATTGAAAGGTGaatcgagaaaggagacaaagggaaggACAATTAATAGTAGAAGAAAACGATTTGGGGAATTTCTTCATATTTGCGGAGATGACTGATCTACCACCTGAACGTACCTTCGGCGAGTATGGGAATCGAGATAGAAATCGGGCTCGGTTAGCCACCCATAACCAACCGGTTATAgtcaacaagtttgaaataagtctcgctctataccgagagttgaaggagattctTTTTCCGGTAAACATAACGAAGACGTCAATAGACATCTCACAAACTTCTTTGAactatgtgaaacagtgaaggtggatggttgCTCTGAAGAAGGAAAAAGGTTGAGACTATTTCCATTGTCATTGaaagatgatgctaaggagtggcttAATTCTTTACCTTCTGatagcatcaccacatgggacgAACTTGAAGATAAGTTATTGGAACAATACTTTTCCCCTGTTGTGTTCGttagaaaaaggcaagagatttccaGTTACAAACATAAAAAAGGAGAATCTTTTCGTGACACTTATAGGAGGTTCAAGAGTTTACTAGCAGGATGCcccaatcatgcttatgacgacactaCTCAGatgcaaatattttataatggtTTGAGGCCTaacactagaattatgttggatgctacAGCAGgcggttctttgaattacaaaaccacATCAGAAGCACACaaaattattgagatcatggcatcaaataaacaaatgatGTTCTATGATAGAGGTTTTGGGTTAAAAAGTGGTATGCTagaattgaatgttatggatgttGGATTGACTCAAGGGAAGTTgctctcaaaacagatagaagatgttatcGTCGCTGAGATAAAGAATGGGatggcagctctaaatatacaaccccaagtggcctcattcaaattattgaaacatacAGGTTGTGATTTTTGTGGGggagcacataaaaatggaaCTTGTGAAGTACCAGATGATGATGATACAGAAGAACTAGAAGAGATGAACTTTGTGGGTAACAACGGGAAGCAGAACAATCCTCACTCTAGTACATACAATCtgggttggagaaatcatctaATTTTTTCATGGAAAGATCAACACGATGGACCCCaaggtcaacaaggagctcaatCAAATCAAGCTACATCTCGTAAAGATGCTTGGGAGATTGCTATTGAGAAGTTAGCAATGAACACAAGtgctttcattgaagagtcaagagccgtCCATAAAAATCACTCAGCTTCAATCAAGAACCGTGAGACCCAAATGGGTCAAATTGCTCAACAGCTAGCACAAAGAGCGCTCGAAAATTTGTTTAGTGACACAGTTCCGAATTCACGAAATAATGTCAATGTTGTGACAACGAGAGTGACAAGGTAATTGAACCAGTACCACCTAAAGCCAAAAAGGGTGGAAGCGCTTCAATTCCATCCACTCGGAGGAGATGTTCAACCCAACATCAGTTGAGGAGGACATCattcttgaaaaggaggaataACATGTGGTGTAGAAAAAGAGGCCCTGCCATAGCCTGAAATTCGACTTCCATTCCCTCAAAGATTAAGAAATGAAGAAACTGAAAAAtgatttggtaagtttcttgatgtttttaaaaaattgcaaattaacattccttttgcagaagaACTAGAGCAGATAAAGGCTTACGCCAAGTTCTTGAAGGATATTatgttaaagaaaagaaaaattggcgATGAAACAGTGATACTTACTGAAGAGTGCATTGCTATTCTACAAAGGAAGTTGCCACCTAAGCTCAAGAATTCTGGAAGCTTCTCTATTCCTTGCGCTATTGGggatagaacttttgggaaaaCCCTGTGTGATATTGGGGTTAGTGTGAGTCTTATACCCCTTTCTATATACAAAAGGTTAGGCATTGGaagagtcaaagacacacaattGATGTTACAATTTGCGGATCGTTCAACGAAACACCCATATggggtggtggaagatgtgttggtcaaagttgataagttcatttctccagtggattttgtggtactagacatggaggaagacaatgatatTCCCTTGATCTTGGGGAGAccattcttagcaacagggagagctatgattgatgtggcggatgacaccttaacctttaaggtaaatgaggaaacagttacattcaattttctaaaagCCATcgagcattcaaacgaaagagaaaggtgcaaccgaattgagattttcaattcgatagtcgatgaagaagttgaacatcAAGGACTCATTCAGCCGTTAGAAAGAGGGTTATGCCTACCCCCNNNNNNNNNNCAAGAGTGAAATGTGTTTTatccatgttagaagcatcaccatctcGTTCCCCTCGTGTCTATACTAGATGGGAGgagttgaaagggaatgaagaagagtatgtagagaaaaagaaagagacacCACTAGTTGAGCTCAATCAATTGTCACCTCACTTGAAATCTGTATTCGTTGGTGAGaaagatgatgtgttctttGTGTCATATAATACACCTTGACAATGgttgaggcgtcaagctaatgactttaaagaaacGCTTTGTGGGAGACAACCCataggtagaggtaacttttatttttacaatcttattttttttatttgaatttatttctttttaattgtgtgtaaatgtgcactatgatgaagaatttttaacaacttgaagCTGGTCTTAAGCTATTTGtttgagattttgaaatttaaattctatttctttgctcatatcattgttCAATTCGACGAGTTCACTAATGCatacattgttgattactctttGGTTGTGGAAGTCTTgacattcttaaaaaaataaaataaattgtagtGACATGTTTGGCATcgtttagatagttcatactctgTTTGTGTACTTTAATAAATAacatcttcttggttcttttgtcaatgtttgagaatctccacaatgaaaatgtgaagaaaaaaaagtggtagaataattgGAAATTGTGTACCTAACTCCAAATACTAAAGCCAATTATCCCAAAATGTCTTACCCTTACCTAAGTCTCATTACAACCCGAATgttaactagaatttttttcgAGCCTATGGTAGCGCgctgcatgttctaggatttgagtgataaattcataaccctatctaaacacttgagagaaattttagtgagattgtgtgaagagagagttgaacttgatgaatgaatgctaaagtgtacaaattgtgtatttttttttagcaaccatggagcatgatgaatgttttgtagtagctggaactttgagaattgagtttgatttgatttgagaattgagtttgatttgatttgagaaattgagtttaagtttaattttaactgtaccaaatctgaaTTTAATCCACAAGCAACAgactaagtttggggttgtgatgactcttcatcatatgcatatttttcattgtttttagtcttatttatctttaatcattagttaatttaagaagttatttgatatattttgtttattttagttcttagatttaatgaaatgtttatattcttatttccttgattaagtagagatttttttgtagttttgcgttgtttctttgttttagtgcaatgctgaattttggtgagaaatcaacatgacttAGGTGGAGTATTGCAACCATTgctagagttgtagatgtccaattggattcaaaccaagtgaaaatgaaagctaagatccatagctacaactttcatgaagacactagAACCAAATTaggactcaaaagaggagacaaAATGACTAAATGCCAAACATAAGAGGCtttgcgcttgaagcgcataaCCTgtgcctggggcgcgcgacgcgtaGCAAAACACATTAAAACACGTTTTTCTCACTGTTTAGgcatcttttttactattgggaagttgggagacttgtgcccctagcagagaaactcaaagacgactaGCTGTTCTTAACACCATTGGAAGAGTTTTATCaggaatcattcatgaatccttcttgtaattcttctttaatccctaTATTTTGTATCTATGTCATGAGTAAcgaaaccctatttgttagggatgagcgAAACAAGATGAATTCccttatttttctcatatatgtgtttaatgctttttattgcttgatcaacattaaaatgttctacgattcgtattttgaaacggaagtgggctttacgaatgcttgagatgagaaattcatgatattgtagtctagggatagatgcaggtcatgaaaccaattaaatttgttgcaaagatagtagtttaaaaagagaattcctATACCAtaaagcttaattctaatcttaattccactaaggaattatgggttactttggaattaaaggttacgTCAATAAGACATTatggcaagaataataaagagaatccagtaataattcaataaaggaattagtaactaggatcaaattagacaccaaggttggatacGAAGTGAAACTTAttcctgacatttttcttatagtaaaagatcaattttattactgttgttaatttcaaatattatttcaatcatttctgaaattttttgttcaattttagtaattaaatacaattcgatagtaaaacgcaatccttcaATTCGACACttggtactaccattttattattacttgcaacgattcagtgcacttgctgaaacgctatcactaCCAAAGCGAAGAACGTTCCTCGTTAGACTCAGAAAAACATTATTGTTAATGGCTACCACAAACTAAGAACCTTCTTCGTCCCAGTTCTGGTTTTTTTATACTGGTTGTTCTAATCATATGATTGGACATAAGGAGTGGTTTGTGAGTCTTAATGAAAGAATAAAAAGGGAAATCATATTTGCAAATAATAGCAAAGTAACTGCATAAATAGTAGGAAATGTGTTCATTCAAAGGAGAGATGGAAAATAGTCTTTCATATGTGATGTGTTGTATGTGCCAAGAATGAAGAACAATCTGCTAAGTCTTGGAAAACTGCTTGAAAAGGGATATTCAATGAAGATGAAACATGGACAAATAAAGATGTTTGATAATGCAAAAAGGTTTGTATTTAAGGCACCATTGTCCAAAAACAAAACCTTCAAACAACACTGCCAACCAGATCTTCAAGAATGATGGACGTTGAAGGATTGAATGAGATTTTGAATCCAAGGAAAGGTGATGTTGGTACCCCAGCTTTTCAATCTCGTACGACTTCTAGAACTAcaactcaaaagaaaaatagtcAATCGTGTAGCAAGAGCAAAAGTTGTTGTAGGAGATGTTGAGCAAGAGAACAAATATGTTAATGTTCCATTCCCTCTTGTTGTTGTGCCAAGTAGCAAAAGAAGGGTCCCTGTATTTTCTACTCGTAGAAAGAAGGAAGTGATTGGGCTGGATGACGATAGTGGTGATGGTAAGAGTGAGGTCCAAGGGAAACCAGTAGATGCGGCTAAAACTCATGTTGTAGCTCCTAGCAGTAGGACAAGAGCTGTTAGCCGTTTGGTTTGCACAAAAATGAGATCCCTGATGGCACTTTAGTGCAGAAAGCAGCATATAGCACCAGGAGGTCCGTGAGATTGTTGGGGAAGAGCTTGTCAAAGATGAGTTTAGTCGACACTGAGGACATGGGGTTGACCAAGAATTATGATGTTTCTGAAGAAATGAGTGGTGTATCCAACTTATAAAGGAATCATTTGACACTGATGTGGACCTAGCACAGGCTTGCGGTGCATGCATAGTTGGATTCAATGTCAGGAATCCACCTATTTCTCTTAGGACATTTTTCTCGAGAATGCGCAAGACATCCAAGTGTTCATAGAATGAGAAAGCACATAGAAACAAGGTTTTATTTTCTAAGAGATCAAGTGATGAAAGGCAAGATAAAGCTAGAACATTACAATACCAATGATCAAAAGGCTGACATTATAACTAAAAGCTTAAAGAGGGTGAAATTCAAAGAGATGTGTAACAATCTTGGATTAATATCAAATTGAATCACTTTGAATTAGGGGGcatgttaaatataattaaaagtgaTTTATAGTTAGTTAGGAAAGTTAGAAGTAGTTAAGAAGGTTAGAATTTTGTTTTGACAGTTAGTGCTCAAAACTGATATAAAATTTGTAATACAGAGAACATTCTCTAGATGTAGTTCATCAATCTCCGATTTcagaatattttgttttattttctcttcttctcAATTTTAATTACTCTCAATTATGCAACTTGTTCTAACAATGTTAACTCTTCTTTGGAAGATGTTATCTTTTGTATTGGTTGAGTCAGGATGAATCATGGTCTCCCTAGAATTTGTATAATGAATAGTGCAATCAATCCCAAGAAATACttaaatttgaatttgcaatatatatatatatatatgtcaaaatatgttttataacaTTTTATCTATTTGATTGCCTCTTTTAGAACCTGATGTATAAagtattttttagaatttagaattaatgtttaaatatgttttagtcCCTAAAAGATCTTCATTCTTGTAAAATGGATAGAAGTAAAAATGGATACTTTTTTTGTAGTGACTAAAAAACATTTAGTGATTGGGGTTAGTATATGCTAATAATATTTGGAATAACGTGGTCAACAAAGTGAATGAACGAAACAGTCAAATGTGTTCCCTGTAACTAGTGAAATTATGGTATTAGTTTTGTGGTTGTGACATTAGATGGAAAAACGTGTATTTATAGGGGTGCTAATTAAAGATAACAATAGCTAGAAATTGTGATTGTATTCAATAAGGTGAAGCTAGTGATTTTGCTGCTGTTTTTATATCTGATGTGTCCTACATTTGCACCTCTTATAGTTCTGTAATATatttgtgtataattttttgttttgaaaaaaaataaatattcctACGGTCATTCTATCAAGTTGTAatatattacattatttcaaagaATGAGTGTCATGACAAAGGTTTTGCATAACTCATATTACTAAATCTATTAATCAATTGTATTATAAGAGTtgagatattatttttaactataaaaaaaatacatatttagaaGTATGAGATTTTTATAGGAATAAAAATTCTATATGTATTTTATTCACAACAAAGATGGTATTCCTtctcaaatgaaaaaaattatatcttttaaacatgttttgtaaaattttgatttgagtATAAAACACGTGACAACTAATCACAGGTAATAAAATTGTGACAAAGTGTAAATAACACATGTATTGAATTGAAATGTCCTTCCATGCACCAAAACAcatgtattatatttttctaacaaaaaagTTATATACGGTTGAATTAGTATTTTGTCTACACACATGTTATTAGTGTATTAGTTCAAAAGATTTTGACCAAACAAAAATAAGTAGCAAATTAGCCAAATGCACTTTCTCTGCCAATGTTCTTAGTAAGGGAGA from Cicer arietinum cultivar CDC Frontier isolate Library 1 chromosome 5, Cicar.CDCFrontier_v2.0, whole genome shotgun sequence carries:
- the LOC140920334 gene encoding uncharacterized protein, encoding MTDLPPERTFGEYGNRDRNRARLATHNQPVIVNKFEIMKVDGCSEEGKRLRLFPLSLKDDAKEWLNSLPSDSITTWDELEDKLLEQYFSPVVFVRKRQEISSYKHKKGESFRDTYRRFKSLLAGCPNHAYDDTTQMQIFYNGLRPNTRIMLDATAGGSLNYKTTSEAHKIIEIMASNKQMMFYDRGFGLKSGCDFCGGAHKNGTCEVPDDDDTEELEEMNFVGNNGKQNNPHSSTYNLGWRNHLIFSWKDQHDGPQGQQGAQSNQATSRKDAWEIAIEKLAMNTSAFIEESRAVHKNHSASIKNQELEQIKAYAKFLKDIMLKKRKIGDETVILTEECIAILQRKLPPKLKNSGSFSIPCAIGDRTFGKTLCDIGVSVSLIPLSIYKRLGIGRVKDTQLMLQFADQASPSRSPRVYTRWEELKGNEEEYVEKKKETPLVELNQLSPHLKSVFVGEKDDVFFVSYNTP